Proteins encoded within one genomic window of Bradyrhizobium sp. CB1717:
- the exbD gene encoding TonB system transport protein ExbD, which yields MAVSLADNDDDDDFSETHEINVTPFIDVILVLLIIFMVAAPLSTVDLPIDLPTSSAVPQKKPDKPTYLSIRRDLTIAIGEETVHRAELTMTLDSMSDMSKDKYLFLRADRSVPYGELMGVMELLRSGGYTRVKLVALEGPPTAAGTPAAGPAQP from the coding sequence ATGGCCGTCTCGCTCGCAGACAATGATGACGACGACGATTTCTCGGAAACGCATGAAATCAACGTCACGCCTTTCATCGACGTCATTCTGGTGCTGCTGATCATCTTCATGGTCGCAGCGCCGCTCTCAACGGTCGATCTGCCGATCGACCTGCCGACCTCGAGCGCTGTGCCGCAGAAGAAGCCGGACAAGCCGACCTATCTCAGCATCAGACGCGATCTGACGATCGCCATAGGCGAGGAGACCGTCCACCGCGCCGAGCTGACCATGACCCTCGACTCGATGTCCGACATGAGCAAGGACAAGTACCTCTTCCTGCGCGCCGATCGCTCGGTGCCTTATGGCGAGCTGATGGGGGTCATGGAGCTGTTGCGCTCCGGCGGCTACACACGGGTGAAGCTGGTTGCACTCGAGGGGCCTCCCACGGCGGCGGGAACGCCTGCCGCGGGCCCTGCGCAGCCTTAG
- a CDS encoding Fe2+-dependent dioxygenase: MLTCLPGILSKDDVADFRRIMDASAWEDGRSTAGAQSAMVKRNEQLPPDSEVARKLGNRIISALTSNPRFIAAAIPLQIFPPLFNRYAADSGHHFGLHVDNAIRGDRLTGLRIRTDLSVTLFLAEPEEYDGGELVIEDTYGSHEVKLPAGDCVLYPSTSLHLVTPVTRGTRVASFFWLQSMIRDDQARSMIFDLDTAIQALVERLGRDDPETVKLTGIYHNLIRYWAEV, translated from the coding sequence ATGTTGACGTGCCTGCCTGGCATCCTGAGCAAAGATGATGTGGCGGATTTCCGCCGCATCATGGACGCCAGCGCGTGGGAAGACGGCCGCTCGACCGCGGGGGCGCAGTCGGCCATGGTCAAGCGCAACGAGCAATTGCCGCCGGACAGCGAGGTCGCGCGCAAGCTCGGCAACCGCATCATCTCGGCGCTGACGTCGAACCCGCGCTTCATCGCGGCGGCGATCCCGCTCCAGATCTTCCCGCCGCTGTTCAACCGCTATGCGGCCGACAGCGGCCACCATTTCGGCCTGCATGTCGACAATGCGATCCGCGGCGACCGTCTGACCGGCCTTCGCATCCGCACAGACCTGTCGGTGACGCTGTTCCTCGCCGAACCGGAGGAATACGACGGTGGCGAACTTGTGATCGAGGACACCTACGGTTCGCACGAAGTCAAGTTGCCAGCCGGCGACTGCGTGCTCTATCCCTCGACCAGCCTCCACCTCGTCACGCCGGTGACGAGGGGAACGCGGGTTGCGTCTTTCTTCTGGCTTCAGAGCATGATACGGGACGATCAAGCCCGGAGCATGATCTTTGACCTCGACACCGCGATACAGGCGCTGGTGGAACGGCTCGGGCGTGACGATCCCGAAACGGTCAAATTGACGGGTATCTATCACAACCTCATTCGCTACTGGGCCGAAGTATGA
- a CDS encoding SDR family NAD(P)-dependent oxidoreductase, producing the protein MNKIDLNGRVAVVTGGAQGFGRAITERFVASGAKVAIWDFDAALAEKAAKEIGGETKVFKVDVTDTAAVEQARDATLKAFGKIDILVNNAGIAGVNKPVWETDLEEWRKVLRINLDGPFIVCKAIVPEMLKQKYGRIVNIASIAGKEGNPNASHYSASKAGLIALTKSLGKELAAHDILVNAVTPAAAKTAIFDQMTQQHIDFMLSKIPKARFVLVEELAAMVSWLASEDCAFSTGAVFDISGGRATY; encoded by the coding sequence ATGAACAAGATCGACCTCAACGGCCGCGTCGCTGTCGTCACCGGCGGCGCGCAGGGCTTTGGCCGCGCCATCACCGAGCGCTTCGTTGCCTCCGGCGCCAAGGTCGCGATCTGGGATTTCGACGCCGCGCTGGCCGAGAAGGCCGCAAAGGAGATCGGCGGCGAGACAAAAGTTTTCAAGGTCGACGTCACCGATACAGCGGCCGTCGAGCAGGCCCGCGATGCGACGCTCAAGGCCTTCGGCAAGATCGACATCCTCGTCAACAATGCCGGCATCGCCGGCGTCAACAAGCCGGTCTGGGAGACCGATCTCGAGGAATGGCGCAAGGTTCTGCGCATCAACCTCGACGGCCCCTTCATCGTCTGCAAGGCGATCGTGCCCGAGATGCTCAAGCAAAAATACGGCCGGATCGTGAACATCGCCTCGATCGCCGGCAAGGAAGGCAATCCCAACGCATCGCATTATTCGGCGTCGAAGGCCGGCCTGATCGCGCTGACCAAGTCGCTCGGCAAAGAGCTCGCCGCACACGACATTCTCGTCAACGCGGTGACGCCGGCGGCCGCGAAGACCGCGATCTTCGACCAGATGACGCAGCAGCATATCGACTTCATGCTGTCAAAAATCCCGAAGGCGCGCTTCGTGCTGGTGGAAGAGCTCGCCGCGATGGTGAGCTGGCTCGCATCCGAAGATTGTGCCTTCTCCACCGGCGCGGTGTTTGATATTTCCGGAGGACGGGCGACCTACTGA
- a CDS encoding GFA family protein — protein MIREGGCLCGAVRFKAEGEPLNVRICHCRICQKAMGSPYFARAQFDQRALTVEGETARYASSENIDRVFCKRCGTRLFAWRRNGTLAGVALATFDDRNAFAPTEHIWVSEKLAWLKLDDGLTQYQTTIPT, from the coding sequence ATGATCCGGGAAGGTGGATGCCTCTGCGGCGCGGTTCGGTTCAAGGCGGAGGGCGAGCCGCTCAACGTCCGCATCTGCCATTGCCGCATCTGCCAGAAGGCAATGGGATCGCCCTATTTTGCCCGCGCGCAATTCGACCAGCGCGCGCTCACCGTCGAGGGCGAGACCGCACGCTATGCGTCGTCCGAGAACATCGACCGCGTGTTCTGCAAGCGCTGCGGCACGCGGCTGTTCGCCTGGCGCCGCAACGGCACGCTGGCCGGTGTGGCGCTCGCCACCTTCGACGACCGCAACGCCTTTGCGCCGACCGAGCACATCTGGGTCTCGGAAAAGCTGGCGTGGCTGAAGCTCGACGACGGCCTGACGCAATATCAGACGACCATCCCGACCTGA
- a CDS encoding site-2 protease family protein — MNISLYDVSVWVLPLVLAITFHEAAHAFVAHRLGDNTAWQLGRVSFNPIKHIDPFGTLILPAMLLFAHSPFLFGYAKPVPVNFRKLNNPRLDMVWVALAGPATNILLALAAALALHALPLAPAASAQWIFDNLKNALVINAILAVFNMMPIPPLDGGRVAVGLLPRPLALPLARLEPFGMLILIGLLILLPLAGSQFGLNLDVISAILRTLTGYVIQAVLFLTGNA, encoded by the coding sequence GTGAACATTTCCCTCTATGACGTATCGGTGTGGGTGCTGCCGCTGGTGCTGGCCATCACCTTCCATGAGGCCGCGCACGCCTTCGTCGCGCACCGTCTCGGCGACAACACGGCCTGGCAGCTCGGGCGCGTCAGCTTCAATCCGATCAAGCACATCGACCCGTTCGGCACCCTGATCCTGCCGGCGATGCTGTTGTTTGCGCATTCGCCGTTCCTGTTCGGCTATGCCAAGCCGGTGCCGGTGAATTTCCGCAAGCTCAACAACCCCAGGCTCGACATGGTCTGGGTGGCGCTGGCCGGGCCCGCGACCAATATCCTGCTGGCGCTCGCAGCAGCCCTCGCCCTTCACGCCCTGCCCTTGGCACCGGCGGCGTCGGCCCAGTGGATCTTCGACAATCTCAAGAATGCGCTGGTCATCAACGCTATCCTGGCCGTCTTCAACATGATGCCGATCCCGCCGCTCGACGGCGGGCGCGTCGCGGTCGGGCTGCTGCCCCGTCCCCTGGCTCTGCCGCTGGCCCGACTCGAGCCGTTCGGTATGCTGATCCTGATCGGCCTCTTGATCCTGCTGCCGCTCGCGGGCTCGCAGTTCGGTCTAAATCTTGATGTTATTTCAGCAATACTGCGAACGTTGACCGGTTATGTGATTCAGGCTGTTCTCTTCCTGACCGGCAATGCGTAG
- a CDS encoding serine hydrolase domain-containing protein: MQFGRRDFVKLAAGAGALPLLSSATSAQLAPNPPSVRPPSPAERGAMARLAHSFMDKYGVPALSVAVGYAGTVVHEDAFGVADVERNEGVTPRHLFRIASVSKMITSVTIFRLIEENRLKLTDRVFGPSALLGTDYGQPPYSAGIDQITLEHLLTHTAGGWSNDNRDPMFTHPRMDHAELIAWTLANRPLDRPPGQRYAYSNFGYCVLGRVIEKLTGRPYAEHVRTDVLARCGITDMTIAGNTRDQRQAGEVVYYGQGENPYSMNVRRMDSHGGWIATPADLVQFLMHVDGYTRPANILRPRTIELMTTAPGYSPDYAKGFCVNKLGNWWHNGSLPGTSTIAVRTHGGFCWAAFTNTRRGNSDMDGDLDNLNWNMARQVGEWRVA, encoded by the coding sequence ATGCAATTCGGTCGTCGGGATTTCGTGAAGCTTGCAGCGGGCGCAGGCGCGCTGCCCTTGCTGTCATCGGCGACATCAGCGCAACTCGCGCCCAACCCGCCGAGCGTCCGCCCGCCCTCGCCGGCCGAGCGCGGCGCCATGGCACGGCTCGCGCACAGCTTCATGGACAAGTACGGCGTGCCGGCACTGTCCGTTGCGGTCGGCTATGCCGGCACTGTTGTCCATGAGGACGCCTTCGGTGTTGCCGATGTCGAGCGGAACGAGGGCGTGACGCCGCGGCATCTGTTCCGGATTGCCAGCGTCAGCAAGATGATCACCTCGGTCACGATCTTCCGCCTGATCGAGGAGAACCGCCTGAAGCTGACGGATCGCGTGTTCGGACCTAGCGCGCTGCTCGGCACCGATTATGGACAGCCGCCCTACTCTGCCGGCATCGACCAGATCACGCTCGAGCATCTCTTGACCCACACCGCCGGCGGCTGGAGCAACGACAACCGCGACCCCATGTTCACCCATCCGCGGATGGATCATGCCGAGCTGATCGCCTGGACGCTCGCCAACCGGCCGCTGGACCGGCCGCCGGGCCAGCGCTACGCCTATTCCAATTTCGGCTATTGCGTGCTCGGCCGCGTGATCGAGAAGCTCACCGGCCGGCCCTATGCCGAGCATGTCCGCACCGACGTGCTCGCACGCTGCGGCATCACCGACATGACGATCGCCGGCAACACCCGCGACCAGCGCCAGGCTGGCGAAGTCGTCTATTACGGCCAGGGTGAAAATCCCTACAGCATGAATGTCCGGCGGATGGATTCCCATGGCGGCTGGATCGCGACGCCGGCGGATCTCGTACAATTCCTGATGCATGTCGACGGCTACACGAGGCCGGCGAACATCCTGCGGCCGCGCACGATCGAGCTGATGACCACTGCGCCCGGCTACAGCCCGGACTACGCCAAGGGTTTTTGCGTCAACAAATTAGGCAATTGGTGGCACAATGGCAGCCTGCCGGGCACCAGCACGATTGCCGTGCGCACCCATGGCGGCTTCTGCTGGGCCGCCTTCACCAACACCAGACGCGGGAATTCCGACATGGATGGCGATCTCGACAATCTCAACTGGAACATGGCGCGCCAGGTCGGCGAATGGCGGGTGGCCTGA
- a CDS encoding IlvD/Edd family dehydratase, with protein MTKKPTNGHAPGNGARRHLRSQDWFNNPHNPGMTALYMERYLNYGLTRAELQSGKPIIGIAQTGNDLSPCNRHHIELAHRVREGIREAGGIAMEFPTHPIQETGKRPTAALDRNLAYLGLVEILYGYPLDGVVLTTGCDKTTPACMMAAATVNLPAIVLSGGPMLNGWHDGERTGSGTIVWKSRERLAAGEIDYEEFMEIVASSAPSVGHCNTMGTASTMNGLAEALGFSLPGCAAIPAPYRERGQIAYETGKRIVEMVWEDLKPSDILTRKAFENCIVINSAIGGSTNAPIHINALARHIGVELSIDDWQKVGHDVPLLVNMQPAGFYLGEEFHRAGGVPAVVRELMKHKRIHEDALTVNGRGIGENCKDAPKPDDDVIWAYDKPLVKDAGFLVLKGNLFDSAIMKTSVISKEFRDRYLSNPKDLNAFEGRAIVFEGPEDYHERIDDASLGIDEHCVLFIRGTGPIGYPGGAEVVNMQPPAALIKRGILSLPCIGDGRQSGTSGSPSILNASPEAAANGGLAVLKTGDKVRIDLNKGSANILISDEELKKRHAELKANGGFKHPPNQTPWQEIYRNTVGQQSTGACMELATRYQNVAGTFGVARDNH; from the coding sequence ATGACAAAAAAGCCAACCAATGGGCACGCGCCCGGTAACGGCGCCCGCCGCCACCTTCGCTCGCAGGACTGGTTCAACAACCCGCATAATCCGGGCATGACCGCGCTCTATATGGAGCGCTATTTGAACTACGGCCTCACCCGCGCCGAGCTGCAGTCCGGCAAGCCGATCATCGGCATCGCCCAGACCGGCAATGACCTCTCCCCCTGCAACCGCCACCACATCGAGCTCGCCCACCGCGTCCGCGAAGGCATCCGCGAGGCCGGCGGCATTGCGATGGAATTCCCGACTCACCCCATTCAGGAGACCGGCAAGCGCCCGACCGCGGCGCTCGACCGCAACCTCGCCTATCTCGGCCTGGTCGAGATCCTCTACGGCTATCCGCTCGACGGCGTGGTGCTGACCACCGGCTGCGACAAGACGACGCCCGCCTGCATGATGGCTGCGGCGACCGTCAACCTGCCCGCGATCGTGCTGTCGGGCGGCCCGATGCTGAACGGCTGGCACGACGGCGAGCGCACCGGCTCCGGCACCATCGTCTGGAAGTCGCGCGAGCGGCTCGCGGCCGGCGAGATCGACTATGAGGAGTTCATGGAGATCGTGGCCTCCTCGGCGCCCTCGGTCGGCCATTGCAACACCATGGGCACGGCCTCGACCATGAATGGCCTTGCCGAAGCGCTCGGCTTCTCGCTGCCGGGCTGCGCGGCGATCCCCGCCCCCTATCGCGAGCGCGGCCAGATCGCCTACGAGACGGGCAAGCGCATCGTCGAGATGGTCTGGGAAGACCTCAAGCCCTCGGACATCCTGACCCGCAAGGCGTTCGAGAACTGCATCGTGATCAACTCGGCGATCGGCGGCTCGACCAATGCGCCGATCCACATCAACGCGCTGGCCCGCCACATCGGCGTCGAGCTGTCGATCGACGACTGGCAGAAGGTCGGCCACGACGTGCCGCTGCTGGTCAACATGCAGCCGGCCGGCTTCTATCTCGGCGAGGAATTCCACCGCGCCGGCGGCGTGCCGGCCGTGGTGCGCGAATTGATGAAGCACAAGCGCATCCACGAGGACGCCCTCACCGTCAACGGCCGCGGCATCGGCGAGAACTGCAAGGATGCGCCCAAGCCCGACGACGACGTGATCTGGGCCTACGACAAGCCGCTGGTGAAAGATGCCGGCTTCCTGGTGCTGAAGGGCAATCTGTTCGATTCCGCGATCATGAAGACCTCGGTGATCTCCAAGGAATTCCGCGACCGCTACTTGAGCAACCCGAAGGACCTCAACGCCTTCGAAGGCCGCGCCATCGTGTTCGAGGGCCCGGAGGACTATCACGAGCGGATCGACGACGCCTCGCTCGGCATCGACGAGCACTGCGTGCTGTTCATCCGCGGCACCGGGCCGATCGGCTATCCCGGCGGCGCCGAGGTCGTGAACATGCAGCCGCCGGCGGCGCTGATCAAACGCGGCATCCTGTCCCTGCCCTGCATCGGCGACGGCCGTCAGTCCGGCACGTCGGGCTCGCCCTCGATCCTCAATGCTTCGCCGGAGGCCGCCGCCAATGGCGGGCTTGCGGTCCTCAAGACCGGCGACAAGGTGCGCATCGACCTCAACAAGGGCAGCGCCAACATCCTGATCTCGGACGAGGAGCTGAAGAAGCGCCACGCCGAGCTCAAGGCCAATGGCGGCTTCAAGCATCCGCCGAACCAGACGCCGTGGCAGGAGATCTACCGCAACACCGTCGGCCAGCAATCGACCGGCGCCTGCATGGAGCTCGCCACGCGCTACCAGAACGTCGCCGGCACCTTTGGTGTGGCGCGGGATAATCACTGA
- a CDS encoding LysR family transcriptional regulator, with amino-acid sequence MTAPLLDPDLLKVFLAVAEHRSFTRAAATLNRTQSAVSVQIRRLEERLGAKLFQRTRAGAALTAAGQELLVYARRLLDLNAEAVDALRARKHEAVVRLGVMDDYGTIVVPPLLARFAKVHPEIRVEVETGLTATMPARLGEAYDLVIAMHPEGHGDGELLRREQAVWAAATSYSVRPHDTLAVALYPPGCLFRQWAADALEAAGLPWRLAFVSRTLTAVEAIAAQGLAITVVKAGTLPPRLHILSDGLPPLPGADIRLHRARKLPRPAALLADHLQLGISQPASHILP; translated from the coding sequence ATGACCGCGCCTCTGCTCGATCCCGATCTGCTGAAGGTCTTTCTCGCTGTTGCCGAGCATCGCTCGTTCACGCGCGCAGCCGCGACGCTCAACCGGACCCAATCGGCAGTCAGCGTGCAGATCAGGCGCCTGGAGGAGCGGCTCGGCGCAAAACTGTTTCAGCGCACCAGGGCCGGCGCCGCGCTGACCGCGGCCGGTCAGGAGCTCCTCGTCTATGCGCGGCGGCTGCTCGACCTCAATGCCGAGGCGGTCGATGCGCTCCGCGCGCGCAAGCACGAGGCCGTCGTTCGCCTCGGCGTGATGGACGATTACGGCACGATCGTCGTTCCGCCATTGCTGGCGCGCTTTGCCAAAGTCCATCCGGAGATCCGGGTCGAGGTCGAGACCGGACTGACGGCAACGATGCCGGCACGGCTCGGCGAGGCCTATGACCTCGTGATCGCCATGCATCCGGAAGGACACGGCGATGGCGAGCTGTTGCGGCGCGAGCAGGCGGTCTGGGCCGCCGCGACGTCATATTCGGTCCGGCCGCACGACACGCTGGCCGTTGCGCTCTACCCGCCCGGCTGCCTGTTCCGGCAATGGGCCGCGGACGCGCTCGAAGCCGCCGGCCTGCCCTGGCGCCTTGCCTTTGTCAGCCGCACGCTTACCGCAGTGGAAGCCATCGCGGCGCAGGGCCTTGCGATTACGGTCGTGAAAGCCGGCACCCTGCCGCCCCGCCTGCATATCCTATCGGACGGCCTGCCGCCGCTGCCGGGAGCGGACATCCGCCTCCACCGCGCACGCAAGCTGCCGCGTCCGGCGGCCCTGCTGGCCGATCATTTACAGCTTGGGATTTCGCAACCGGCGTCCCATATCCTGCCCTGA
- the exbB gene encoding tonB-system energizer ExbB has translation MKTTTFQASLAAAVLLAAAWLASPVSAQTQTQPAAPAPAQSKAQPAAPAPAAAPSAPAAAPVTAPVAAAPAAPSAAAAPMAAAPAAAKSEAVSTAPAMKELSPWVMFMSADVIVKAVMIGLAFASLMTWTVLIAKSIELSVASAKLRSALKKVAEARSLAEAQMALGAKEGILPSFLAAALREARMSAGLSSDAGIKERAASSFQEIVRAEARRIRIGMGVLATIGSTSPFVGLFGTVWGIMNSFIGISKSQTTNLAVVAPGIAEALLATAIGLVAAIPAVIIYNHFSRVTKSYLELVSRASGAAARLLSRDLDRSHGSVHSRAAE, from the coding sequence ATGAAGACCACAACCTTCCAAGCCAGCCTTGCCGCAGCCGTCCTTCTGGCGGCCGCCTGGCTCGCATCGCCTGTTTCCGCCCAGACACAAACCCAGCCGGCCGCGCCGGCGCCGGCCCAGTCGAAGGCTCAGCCGGCTGCGCCCGCTCCGGCGGCAGCGCCATCGGCGCCTGCGGCTGCGCCCGTGACCGCCCCCGTGGCGGCGGCGCCTGCAGCTCCCTCGGCTGCCGCGGCTCCCATGGCCGCCGCACCGGCGGCTGCGAAGTCCGAGGCTGTATCCACTGCGCCGGCCATGAAGGAATTGTCGCCCTGGGTGATGTTCATGTCGGCGGACGTCATCGTGAAGGCGGTGATGATCGGGCTCGCCTTTGCATCGCTGATGACCTGGACGGTCCTGATCGCGAAGTCGATCGAGCTGTCGGTCGCCTCGGCCAAGCTGCGTTCGGCGCTGAAGAAGGTCGCGGAGGCACGCTCGCTCGCCGAAGCGCAGATGGCGCTCGGCGCCAAGGAGGGCATCCTGCCGTCGTTCCTGGCGGCGGCGCTGCGTGAGGCGCGGATGTCGGCCGGCCTGTCCAGCGATGCCGGCATCAAGGAGCGTGCAGCCTCCAGCTTCCAGGAGATCGTGCGCGCGGAGGCGCGGCGCATCCGCATCGGCATGGGCGTGCTCGCCACCATCGGCTCCACGTCGCCCTTCGTCGGCCTGTTCGGGACGGTCTGGGGCATCATGAACAGCTTCATCGGCATCTCGAAGTCGCAGACCACGAACCTCGCCGTGGTCGCCCCCGGCATCGCCGAGGCGCTGCTCGCCACCGCGATCGGCCTCGTCGCCGCCATTCCCGCCGTCATCATCTACAATCACTTCTCGCGCGTGACGAAGAGTTATCTCGAGCTGGTCAGCCGTGCCTCGGGCGCGGCGGCCCGGCTGCTCTCGCGCGATCTCGACCGCAGCCACGGCAGCGTGCATTCGCGCGCAGCGGAGTGA
- a CDS encoding SDR family oxidoreductase: protein MADRLKGKRAVVTAAAAGIGRACAIAFAREGATVIATDINEAGIAGLTKEGIAEVAKLDVRNTADVNAFAKRIGKIDILLNAAGFVHHGTILECSEEDFDFSFDLNVKSMHRTIRAFLPDMIAGGGGSIVNISSCAALRPPANRYVYSSSKAAVSLLSRAVALDFITKGIRCNSICPGTVETPSMLDRAAAQGPQGKEMFISRQKMGRLGTAEEIANMAIYLGSDESAFTTGVDLVVDGGYML, encoded by the coding sequence ATGGCAGACCGCCTCAAGGGTAAGCGCGCCGTCGTCACGGCTGCGGCAGCGGGCATCGGGCGCGCTTGCGCTATCGCATTCGCGCGTGAAGGCGCAACCGTCATCGCCACCGACATCAACGAGGCCGGCATCGCTGGCCTGACCAAGGAAGGCATCGCCGAGGTCGCAAAGCTCGACGTTCGCAACACCGCCGACGTCAACGCCTTCGCCAAGCGGATCGGCAAGATCGACATCCTGCTCAACGCGGCCGGCTTCGTGCACCACGGCACCATCCTCGAATGCTCGGAAGAGGATTTCGACTTCTCGTTCGACCTCAACGTCAAATCGATGCACCGGACCATCAGGGCCTTCCTGCCCGACATGATCGCGGGCGGCGGCGGCAGCATCGTGAACATCTCGTCCTGCGCCGCGCTGCGGCCGCCGGCCAACCGCTACGTTTACAGCTCGTCGAAGGCGGCAGTGTCGCTGCTGTCGCGCGCGGTCGCGCTCGACTTCATCACCAAGGGCATCCGCTGCAACTCGATCTGCCCCGGCACCGTCGAGACCCCCTCGATGCTCGACCGCGCCGCCGCGCAAGGGCCGCAGGGCAAGGAGATGTTCATCTCCCGCCAGAAGATGGGCCGGCTCGGCACCGCCGAGGAGATCGCCAACATGGCAATCTATCTCGGCAGCGACGAGAGCGCCTTCACCACCGGCGTCGACCTCGTCGTCGACGGCGGCTACATGCTCTGA
- a CDS encoding TonB family protein, whose translation MSDAELEPRSFRRLWILPVALWTLAAVAAVALHVGGAALALANLKADDGDEGLGAAGAEFAVEMTSPPVQESDRAPGPQDSEEQEERPEMPEQKAEVKETDLPQDRPQQVEEADRLVTENKPKKEQDDDPKIAAVETPAMEAAQKSIAMERQTFEDATREAEKAMAPVMGIGKDILKVTADWNRKISAHLSAHKVNPEGKDPNNETAKVSFALNRMGNVLSVDIVTSSGDKAYDAAAIAMVRKSDPFPQPPAALTEDRIERTVDIVFKPADEKKKKKSAQRQ comes from the coding sequence ATGTCTGACGCCGAGCTCGAACCCAGATCGTTCCGAAGGCTCTGGATTTTGCCTGTCGCCCTTTGGACGCTGGCTGCCGTCGCGGCGGTCGCCCTCCATGTGGGTGGCGCTGCGCTCGCGCTCGCAAATCTGAAGGCCGACGACGGTGACGAAGGGCTGGGCGCCGCGGGCGCGGAGTTCGCGGTCGAGATGACGTCGCCGCCGGTTCAGGAGTCGGACAGGGCACCCGGGCCCCAGGATTCCGAAGAGCAGGAAGAGCGGCCGGAGATGCCCGAGCAGAAGGCCGAGGTCAAGGAGACGGATCTTCCCCAGGACCGGCCGCAACAGGTCGAGGAGGCCGATCGGCTCGTCACCGAGAACAAGCCGAAGAAGGAGCAGGACGACGATCCCAAGATCGCCGCCGTCGAAACGCCGGCCATGGAAGCCGCGCAGAAGTCGATTGCGATGGAGCGGCAGACCTTCGAGGACGCAACCCGCGAGGCCGAGAAGGCAATGGCGCCGGTGATGGGTATCGGCAAGGACATCCTGAAGGTGACCGCTGACTGGAACCGCAAGATCAGCGCGCATCTTTCGGCGCACAAGGTCAATCCGGAAGGCAAGGACCCCAATAACGAAACGGCCAAGGTGAGCTTTGCGCTCAACCGGATGGGCAACGTGCTGTCGGTCGATATCGTGACGTCATCAGGCGACAAGGCCTATGATGCCGCCGCGATCGCCATGGTCCGCAAGTCCGACCCGTTCCCGCAGCCGCCGGCCGCGCTGACCGAGGATCGGATCGAACGCACCGTCGACATCGTGTTCAAGCCGGCGGACGAGAAGAAAAAGAAGAAGTCGGCTCAGCGCCAGTAA
- a CDS encoding DMT family transporter, with protein sequence MGEIFGVLAAVLSSALGGTSIGATRYLVGDIDPLAIGSFRFGIGFLLLLPLTLLRGDRWPERGDWAAAVALGILFFALFPILFNASLIFTTAARGALALSTLPLLSLVIGAALGAEVLTWRKSIGVVIATSGVAVALLSDLASAPSGAWRGDLLMMAAALCMALYGIWSKPLIRRSGPIAFTTMSMAAGAVCLVLLSYVRGSFAPVAGFGTPQWLAAAYLGAFGAALTFYLWAFALERTTPTRVAISVTVNPITASLVGAWLLNEPLRWNLAAGIVAVFAGIWIATTTGRRVAAAGASG encoded by the coding sequence GTGGGCGAGATTTTTGGCGTTCTGGCCGCGGTGCTGTCGAGCGCGCTGGGCGGGACTTCGATCGGCGCGACGCGCTATCTCGTGGGCGACATCGATCCGCTGGCGATCGGCTCGTTCCGGTTCGGCATCGGTTTTCTGCTGCTGTTGCCTCTCACGCTGCTGCGCGGTGATCGCTGGCCGGAGCGAGGCGACTGGGCCGCCGCCGTCGCACTCGGCATTCTTTTCTTTGCGTTGTTCCCGATCCTGTTCAACGCGTCGCTGATCTTCACGACCGCCGCGCGCGGCGCGCTCGCTCTGTCGACGCTTCCTCTGTTGTCGCTCGTGATCGGAGCCGCGCTCGGCGCCGAAGTTCTGACCTGGCGCAAATCGATCGGTGTCGTGATCGCGACGTCTGGCGTTGCGGTCGCGCTGCTCTCCGACCTCGCCTCGGCGCCGTCGGGCGCCTGGCGCGGCGATCTCCTGATGATGGCGGCCGCGCTGTGCATGGCGCTGTACGGCATCTGGTCAAAACCGTTGATCCGGCGCTCCGGCCCGATCGCGTTCACGACCATGAGCATGGCGGCGGGCGCGGTCTGCCTGGTCCTGCTCTCGTATGTCCGCGGCAGCTTTGCGCCGGTCGCAGGCTTCGGCACGCCGCAATGGCTGGCGGCTGCCTATCTCGGTGCCTTCGGCGCGGCGCTGACTTTCTATCTCTGGGCCTTTGCGCTGGAGCGCACGACACCCACGCGGGTCGCAATCTCGGTGACCGTCAATCCGATCACCGCGTCGCTGGTTGGCGCCTGGCTTTTGAACGAGCCGCTGCGCTGGAATCTGGCCGCCGGCATCGTCGCGGTATTCGCCGGGATCTGGATCGCAACGACGACGGGACGGCGCGTCGCAGCGGCTGGCGCTTCAGGTTAA